ccttttttttgataaaaaacaTCTTCTTTTTTCCGCGTCATATAATCTTAGTGTCATTTTTAGAAAACTTGGAAGGTTTGAGCAAGCAAAGTATTTTCTTCGTTATATTGTATGGGATTAGTATCCAACAAATGAAtactaaattatatatatcacacatttatttttatactaaaTATGTAGTATAATATTAAGTATTTTTAattagttattttttttttttttaattagctattttttttttaattggctatttttttttttagttagctattttattttttagttagctattttattttttttgttggtATCATAAATATACCTATTTCATTTATACTTGGTATAAATTCACACACatacataaattttattatatatccaATTTATATGGATATccattttttactttatttgGTTGTGATTATGTGTATTAATTAGTaaattttctctttttatttaacaaCTTTTCAAACATTAAATTatgttaattatttttttttacgtaTGCAAAAAATAGTTTAAAATTTTggtgatattttttttacctaATCCTATATTTCACCGTGGGtgtatatattcattaaaaaaaaaaaatatatataatatatatatatatatatatatatatatatatatatacattaagaTTTAATTTGCTTTCGTTTTtttcttcctttttttttcagcaAATTCTGAGAAAATATGCttattgtatataaaaaaatatattaataagaaTAGGTGGAAATAATAActcattttattatgtaaatatatttttttttttaactatgAAATGATAGAAAAATTTAGTCAATCAAATGTAAATCAGCAAGTAGAAAGTATCACATACCCTTGAACacagaagaaaaaaaaaataataaatagaaTAATGGTaagtttataaaaaataagttatttttatttttgaaaatgtgACATAAAGTAATGTATttctatttatttatatatcataataccCCCTTTTCATTTCTTCCTTTCTTTTCTGTGCAGATAAAAAGATACATAAGAACAAAAGTTATAACaagtttaaataaatataagtgctataatataaaaaatgaaaagacGTCAAAGTACTGGCCTAATATAAATTGTATTGATaaagatgaagaaaatatagaaaagaAATGTAAAGAGAAAGGAGAACAAAGCAAAAAAACAATACCTtactataaaaattatatgcatgATTTTTATAACAGGCAGTTAATGCACAATCTCCATTTAGTtgaaatgaacaaaatgaataaattaaGAAATTTCAAAATGCCTAAAATACACACAGGAGATCTAATTGAAATCAAATACGAGTTGTCACGATCTCAGCAGACGTTTGCAATTTTTCAGGGTGGGCACACTTTGCACATTTTGCATgttttgcatattttatactaatttatatatttttacaatttttacaattttacaatttttacaatttttataatttcccCCCTTAACAGGCTACTGTGTTGACATCCGCAGAAAAAGACTCGACTCTTCAtttattgtaaaaaatatatttgatggTGTAGGGGTGGAGCAATTGATACCATTTTATTCGCCACGaattttatatgtaaaaaacGTAAGAagcttatataatataaatgaggAAAAACttaaatcatattataaaataaataaaccaATAACAAGagattatagatatatgtggCAATATAATGTAAGaggaaaatatgaaaaaccTCGAGGACAACATAAACCGGGTATTAGATCTATTGAACCCAAAATTAGAAGACGACTAgctaaattaaaaaaaaaatatatgaaaagaAGAATAGAAAGTAATTTATCGTCTTACATATTTGGTGGTGTATATGCGCAATATACAAGAAAAAGGACAAGATTAGTTCGTGCAGAAATATATAGAAGAATGCTTATATATGCATTAGATGAAGAAAATAGaagaaaacaaaaattaaataaaagacGAGAAAAAGAACATtggaataattttaaaattaataaaaataaaggagATAATGCTTTCATGTCTTTACCCTCTAATCATCCTCTTGTGAATGCTTGATGATTAGTGGATTGGATAAAGTCATGTTTCATAAAAAGGTTTGCGAAAAGTacaatatgttaatattatatatatagtaataataataataatgataatagtaataataatgataatagtaataataatgataatagtaataattttCTCAATAGTTTTTAAAGAGACAAATTTGGTACGAATAAACAAGTTTAAGAAATGTAAAATTAaagtaaacaaaaaaaaaaaaatgagaaatgGAAAAAGCGGAGTAATAATcgatttattaattataatttgtttgtaAGTGAGAAtttgaagaaataaaaaatattatgattgAACACAATGTTGAAACTTGTCAGTACATTTGCAACATTTATAACcccatttttttgtttcccGATCATAATAACTACCAAAAATTGATGTATGATctgaaatataaatatccTCTTCATATTtacttaatatttttattttattattttttttactatcaATTTGATCGACCGGTTTATATTCTGTGTAAACTTCAGAATGTATAAGTTCTTgttgattattattttcttttgttatattttcacatttatatgtttttaatatatcttcttgtttttttttaattaatttattttttttttctaaaaattcTTTATACATTAATTCGAGTTGGGTAGGCTGGGCATTGAAATGAACATTTTCACCTCTTTTATATGATTCCCATGCAAATATTTCTAATTTCTTCGATTCAATTGCATCTCctgtattattataataattttcacctttataataattactattttctaaattatttttgatattagcTAATGGGTCCTCTCTCATACTTCTACTTTTTGGATCATAAAAAGCAGAGTTTAAATTTAAGTTATATAGATATTTTGCTGTATCTTCTCTGATTCTTAAATTTCGAgcaattgttttatttttttcatttttgttattttttttattattttgtttattatcatttaaatcGTTATCTTTTTCACTATCACTACTTAATTCGCTATCTTCAGCATCTCCTCCTTCTTCttcatcttcattttcttcattttcttctttttttttttttattgattgtttttcatatttttttttcaatttttctgcttttcgttttttttgcTCATCTactattttttcatattctcTATATATATGATCGAAATTATTTGGATCATATCCTACCCATCTATCTCTATTTCCATCATATCCTAGATCTTGAGTAACACATAAATAgtcttcatcattttctttattcataaaatttttttttttttttcttgttcTTTctaaacaatatttttctGTATGTGCAGCACTTCCACAATTTTTGCAAAAatcttgtttattttttatatttttaacataAATTTTTCGATTTCTTTCTTCTTCTATTTTTACTTTATCTGCTTCTCGATATCTTTGATGTTTTAGACCTAAAAGGATGTGTATTAACAGTTATTCGAATATATATGCAGACATGTAGTAACATATGCACACattttatgtattaaaaaattggGCCAAATTACTTAAAGAATGTGTCTTAAGGTTTCGAACAAATTATTTGTAGGGTTGAAATAGAGGAGTATACTTGTTTGTAACTGCATTTGTAAATTTTACCGAACATTAAAATGGGCCATACAGTTTGTTTTTTCACTCTGTTTTTCCCCCCATTTTTTCCACCATTTTTTCCACCATTTTTTCCACCATTTTCCCCCCCATTTTTCCCCCCCATTTTTCCCCCCTCTTTTAAGACACAGTTATTTTGCCCGAGCAatgcatttttattataaaaaaaatattttttctaacCTGGTTGTGTTTGATTTAAATACCAAGGGGCTTTGAGAATATATTGTGGCATATGAGGGTTTATATCATTTCCATCTTCATCTTTTAGAGCTTCCAATTTTCCTGAATAATGTAAGATAtcattaaaatgaaatataataaatatcttGTATTGAAATAAAACGAATGAATAAGCATATAAAGTTATGATAAATGGAAATAGTGAGCACATACGTGTGCATTTAGCCAtctacatatgtatatatatatatatgaaattgagaatggatatatatatacatgtttcTTTATAGATAAACAATATGTACATAAAATTTATACCGGCTTTCCGAGCTTCATTTAGCTccctttctttttttttttcttctcttgtttcatttttagaattcattttatatatatgtcattattttaacattataatttatttctcaaaaagtataaataaatttaaattttatttaattgttAACTAAACATATTTATTGTTCTAAGAACTACAAGAGACTTAAATATTacttaatatattatatgtgaatttacaaatttaatcagctattttttttgagaataaaaaaataattaaaacttCTAAAATAACATACTACACTATCCCTttacatattatatgttataatatcacatttttatatttttatatttttatatttttataattttgctGAATTTATGTTATTTTCTCATTTCTCTATGATTCAGTAGTAAAATAGGATTTTTGTTCGCatatgcaaaaaaatattttggggaataaaatatgcatatttatgcattatttatatttaaaaaaaaaaaaaaaaaaatttattttatttttcttttaatttatttattttcttccaagttaaaaaaaaaaaaatcgttTTTTTCTATCCAcaattgttatatattttaactgTTATTTTGATTTTAGCTAATTTTGACTAAATCTTGCAAAGTTGGTAAACAAtgaaattttcatttttatgagGATAGCAAGTTCATTTTATTTcgtaaaaaattaaaagtagCTATTTAACacttattaattaaaaataaaattatgttaatatttttttcccttATAAAAAAGGAAGCGGTCAAAAGGAAGAGGTCAAAAGGAGCGGCCAAAATGAAACGGCCAAGACATTGTTCTCCAATTTTATCTTTAAAAAAAGCAGTTTTGACACTAAAGTGTGTATTTAAATTAGCTTTAAAAACAAATTGTTGCCAAAAAATGTAGAATATAAATGCATATGTGTATAACGTTTATAGTTATAAGGAgcatttttatgtattaatttGCACTTGTATTTTATGTAAAATAAtcacaaaaattaaa
This sequence is a window from Plasmodium yoelii strain 17X genome assembly, chromosome: 1. Protein-coding genes within it:
- a CDS encoding mitochondrial ribosomal protein L19 precursor, putative; protein product: MIKRYIRTKVITSLNKYKCYNIKNEKTSKYWPNINCIDKDEENIEKKCKEKGEQSKKTIPYYKNYMHDFYNRQLMHNLHLVEMNKMNKLRNFKMPKIHTGDLIEIKYELSRSQQTFAIFQGYCVDIRRKRLDSSFIVKNIFDGVGVEQLIPFYSPRILYVKNVRSLYNINEEKLKSYYKINKPITRDYRYMWQYNVRGKYEKPRGQHKPGIRSIEPKIRRRLAKLKKKYMKRRIESNLSSYIFGGVYAQYTRKRTRLVRAEIYRRMLIYALDEENRRKQKLNKRREKEHWNNFKINKNKGDNAFMSLPSNHPLVNA
- a CDS encoding pre-mRNA-splicing factor SLU7, putative; protein product: MNSKNETREEKKKERELNEARKAGKLEALKDEDGNDINPHMPQYILKAPWYLNQTQPGLKHQRYREADKVKIEEERNRKIYVKNIKNKQDFCKNCGSAAHTEKYCLERTRKKKKNFMNKENDEDYLCVTQDLGYDGNRDRWVGYDPNNFDHIYREYEKIVDEQKKRKAEKLKKKYEKQSIKKKKEENEENEDEEEGGDAEDSELSSDSEKDNDLNDNKQNNKKNNKNEKNKTIARNLRIREDTAKYLYNLNLNSAFYDPKSRSMREDPLANIKNNLENSNYYKGENYYNNTGDAIESKKLEIFAWESYKRGENVHFNAQPTQLELMYKEFLEKKNKLIKKKQEDILKTYKCENITKENNNQQELIHSEVYTEYKPVDQIDSKKNNKIKILSKYEEDIYISDHTSIFGSYYDRETKKWGYKCCKCTDKFQHCVQS